CAGGGCTCATCGGCCCGTATGACCGATATTACCGCGACCATTCCCACCGACGGTCTTATTATCGGGATTGTCGACTCGATCACCATCGAAGCGAATACTGTTTACAGGAAGGGTGATTGACGGTGGCGCAGGCGGCAGTGGATATTATTTCATTGGTTCGCGATGCCGGAGTCGTCGGCGCAGGCGGTGCCGGTTTCCCTACTCATGTCAAGCTGGGCAACAAGGTTGACACGTATATTGCGAACGGCGCCGAATGCGAACCGATACTCGAAGCCGACAAGCATCTCATGGAGCTGAGGGCCGCCGATATAGTCCGCGGTCTGGAAGCAGCCATGGAGCAGGTCGAAGCCTCGAGAGGTATCATCGGTGTCAAGGATAAAAATACCGCTGCGATCGGGGCATTCCGAAAAGCGATTGCAGGGAAACCCTCCCTGCAGATTGCCGTGCTCGATAACACATATCCGGCCGGAGATGAACTGGTACTTATCCGCCAGGTGACAGGCAGGATGGTACCTCAGGGCGGACTGCCGTTCATGGCCGGGGTGACGGTCAGCAATGTCGCCACGCTCCGGCAGATTGCGGATGCGCTCGACGGCAGACCGGTGAGCTCGCGGTATGTCACGGTTGGCGGCGAGGTAGCACGGCCCGTTACGGTCGAGGTTCCCATCGGAACATCGGTCGGCGACCTGATTTCCCATGCAGGCGGGGTGATGGTGCCGGAGTACGAAATCGTTCTCGGCGGTCCGATCATGGGGCCTGTCGGCAGTGCGAACGACAGCATCGACAAAAAAATCGGCGGAGTCATCGTTCTGCCCTCGAATCACACGATGATACGGCTCAAACGCGAGCCGCTCCGTGTGACGAAGCTCCGGGCGAAGATGTGCTGCACCTGCCAGGAATGCACCATTCTCTGCCCGAGGAACGCGATAGGGCATTCGATTTCACCGGCCAGGATGATGTCGTATTCATGGTTTGTCGATGAAATCATCCGGAAAATCGAGGCGCATGACCTTGATGCATTCAGCGAACGGATGGTATTCGAATCGCTCCTCTGCTGCCAGTGCGGTGTCTGCGAACAGTATGCCTGTATTTTCGGGCTTGCACCTAACAAGGTGTATGCCCTTGTGCGCGATGCTATACGGCGGGCGGGTCTTAAGTTCGATTTTTCGAAAATGCCCGTGTCCGACGGCCAGATGTTCCAGTACCGGAAACTTCCCGCGCTCACATATGCGCGGAAGCTCGATCTCGAACGGTATCTCATTCATACCGATTTCGAACCGCTCGGCTCGCTTAAACCCCGGAAAGTTCGGATACCGCTCCGTCAGCATCTGGGCGCTCCGGCGCGGGCGGTTGTGAAAGTCGGCGATACGATCGGAACCGGGGACCTGATCGGCGAAATTCCCGATGGCGCTCTCGGCGCGCGGGTGCATGCATCAATCGATGGCCGTGTTGAAGAAGTTTTGGACAATTGTATCGTTATCGGGAGTACCGCATCATGAGCTCATGTATCGGCTTTCTTGAGTATATCAGCGTTGGAAAAGGTATCGAAGCCGCAGACCTCATATCGAAGAACACGGCGATTGAAATCCTGCTCGCAGCGCCTAACTGTCCGGGTCGTTATCAGATTCTGTTCACCGGCGATGTCGGAGCGGTCAAGGAGGCGGTGGAACTCGCTAAGGGTATAGCCGATTTCAATTTTCTCGACTCGCTCATTCTGCCCCGTATTGACGACAAGGTTTTGTCAGCGTTCTTCGGTCCCGATATTACCGGTCTCGGCGATGCACTCGGGATATTTGAGACTATGACCATGACCGCGACGATAGAGGGCGCCGATACGATGGTGAAAACATCCGATGTCGAAATCGTCGAGCTCAGGCTTGGGAAAGGCCTGGCGGGGAAGTCGTATGTAATCGTGACCGGCACCGTGCAGAATGTCCGTTCTGCCATGGACGCCGCTCTCGAGGGTGTCAGGGATCGCGGTGTTCTCATCGCATCAGTCGTGATTCCTTCGGTGAACAAGGAACTGATTCCCCACCTGATGTAAACGGCGGTTATCAAGAGAAAAGTTTTTTGTAAAGAAGGAATTGTAAAGTTCGCAGGATCAAATAAACGGATGAGAGAGGCGGCAGGACAGGAATGAGAGAGGGATTGGTTCTTGGAAGTGTCGTATCGACGATCAAACACCCCTGCCTCGAGGGGAAAAAGCTCATGATAGTCCAGGTTCTCGATTCACACGGTAAACCCGAGGGCAGGCCGCAGGTGGTTGTCGATTTCACCTGTTCCGGCAAGGGTGACCGTGTGATCCTCAATTGGGATGGTATCGGGTCACAGGAGATGCATAATAATCCCACAGTCCCCCAGCGGGCGTGGCTGTGCGGTATAATAGATGATATTATTGAGCGTTAACGGACATTATCAAGCGGGTATACTATGAATCAGGATGAACTTGTTAATGCGATTATCAGTGAGGTCAAGCGGGTTCTTGCCCAGCGCGGTATAACGGTCGGCGCTTCAGACGGGGGAAAACAGATATCGGCGCTACCCCCTTCTCCCGTGCAGACGGCTGGCGGGCCTACTGCTGCGGTTGTTCCGTCTTCGGCAATCGGAATAACCGATATGAGCGGTAAGCAGGTAATTACCCAGAAGGACCTGGAGCCTTACAAAGGGCAGGCTATAACGGTTGGTGCGAAGGCTGTGATAACTCCGCTTGCGGTTGATTACGCCAGGGAGAAAAAAATAACCATTTCACGGACGGCCCCGGCTTCCGGGCAGAAAGCTGACCATGCACAGGCTCCTGCAGACGGCGTATCGGTTGCATTGACCGTTTCTCCGGATTTCAAGGGGGACGGCTCAATGCTGAAAACCCTCCTGGCAGCAAAACATCTGGGTGTAAAGGATGCTACCGGAGGAACGTATGAAGCCGGTGTCAAAAAGGTTGCGGAAGCCGTGGCGAGCGGATCGGTGAATTTTGGTATCTGCCTGGAAAACACCGGAATGGAGGCACCGATATTCGCCAACCGTAATTCCCGCATCCGTGCGGTACACTGCAGGGATACGATGGAAGCCCGTGCCGCCCGTATCGATATCGGCGCAAACGTAATCGTACTCGATTCGACATCAAATCCCGAAGCGATA
This window of the bacterium genome carries:
- a CDS encoding SLBB domain-containing protein, encoding MAQAAVDIISLVRDAGVVGAGGAGFPTHVKLGNKVDTYIANGAECEPILEADKHLMELRAADIVRGLEAAMEQVEASRGIIGVKDKNTAAIGAFRKAIAGKPSLQIAVLDNTYPAGDELVLIRQVTGRMVPQGGLPFMAGVTVSNVATLRQIADALDGRPVSSRYVTVGGEVARPVTVEVPIGTSVGDLISHAGGVMVPEYEIVLGGPIMGPVGSANDSIDKKIGGVIVLPSNHTMIRLKREPLRVTKLRAKMCCTCQECTILCPRNAIGHSISPARMMSYSWFVDEIIRKIEAHDLDAFSERMVFESLLCCQCGVCEQYACIFGLAPNKVYALVRDAIRRAGLKFDFSKMPVSDGQMFQYRKLPALTYARKLDLERYLIHTDFEPLGSLKPRKVRIPLRQHLGAPARAVVKVGDTIGTGDLIGEIPDGALGARVHASIDGRVEEVLDNCIVIGSTAS
- a CDS encoding BMC domain-containing protein, whose protein sequence is MSSCIGFLEYISVGKGIEAADLISKNTAIEILLAAPNCPGRYQILFTGDVGAVKEAVELAKGIADFNFLDSLILPRIDDKVLSAFFGPDITGLGDALGIFETMTMTATIEGADTMVKTSDVEIVELRLGKGLAGKSYVIVTGTVQNVRSAMDAALEGVRDRGVLIASVVIPSVNKELIPHLM
- a CDS encoding ethanolamine utilization protein EutN, which gives rise to MREGLVLGSVVSTIKHPCLEGKKLMIVQVLDSHGKPEGRPQVVVDFTCSGKGDRVILNWDGIGSQEMHNNPTVPQRAWLCGIIDDIIER
- a CDS encoding RpiB/LacA/LacB family sugar-phosphate isomerase, which produces MNQDELVNAIISEVKRVLAQRGITVGASDGGKQISALPPSPVQTAGGPTAAVVPSSAIGITDMSGKQVITQKDLEPYKGQAITVGAKAVITPLAVDYAREKKITISRTAPASGQKADHAQAPADGVSVALTVSPDFKGDGSMLKTLLAAKHLGVKDATGGTYEAGVKKVAEAVASGSVNFGICLENTGMEAPIFANRNSRIRAVHCRDTMEARAARIDIGANVIVLDSTSNPEAIISGFTGL